Proteins encoded by one window of uncultured Draconibacterium sp.:
- a CDS encoding arylsulfatase, which produces MKQTIITLAMLAISLFAIACKQTSNQHHESGIQNRPNVILIMVDDQGYGDIAAHGNPWIKTPNIDKLHDVSTRLTQYHVSPTCAPTRAAIMTGHHNYRTGVFFTIKGRSLLLERETTMAEVFKENGYSTAIFGKWHLGDNYPFRPEDNGFDEVLVHNGGGVGQTMDYWYNDYFDDKYMHNGKLEQYEGYCTDVWFENAKKFIQSKKDEPFFCYLSTNAAHSPYWVDDKYSAPYKDNDSIPNAAFYGMIANIDENLGKLVEFLKEQEIMDNTILIFTADNGSAAGNKLDGDRLDSFVKKGYNYGMRGVKASMYEGGHRVPFFIQWKNGGINMGRDINELTAHYDVLPTLIDLCDLELKEEIKFDGQSLVPLINGETKNFEDRMVVVSTQFSTDPEPWKRTALLHKNWRLVEGTELYDLSTDPEQRTNIAEKYPEKVAEYKAAYDKFWAEISPTFEEKPFFIIGHEAENPTTLFGHDWHSNPDFTPWAQRHIRSGYVNNGFWRVRVAEKGTYTFKLRRWPKETGLILGAEAPVRPALPGTSVTASKKGIALNIKKARLTLQDVELSKDVDSNAEFVQFSIELEKGETHLQTWFTLDDGTELGAYYVEIEKI; this is translated from the coding sequence ATGAAACAAACCATAATCACTTTAGCAATGCTTGCAATCTCATTATTTGCCATTGCCTGTAAGCAAACCAGTAACCAGCATCACGAATCCGGCATCCAGAATCGTCCCAATGTCATTCTAATCATGGTCGACGACCAGGGTTACGGCGACATAGCTGCCCATGGAAATCCTTGGATTAAGACACCTAATATCGATAAACTACACGATGTAAGTACACGATTAACGCAATACCATGTAAGCCCAACCTGCGCACCTACCCGTGCCGCAATCATGACAGGGCATCACAACTATCGAACAGGCGTATTTTTTACCATTAAAGGCCGTTCGCTTCTTTTAGAACGCGAAACAACAATGGCTGAAGTGTTTAAAGAAAACGGCTACAGCACAGCTATTTTCGGGAAATGGCATCTTGGAGATAATTATCCGTTTCGCCCTGAAGATAATGGTTTTGATGAAGTGTTGGTGCACAATGGTGGTGGCGTTGGCCAAACGATGGATTACTGGTACAACGATTATTTTGATGACAAGTACATGCACAATGGCAAACTGGAGCAGTATGAAGGCTACTGCACCGATGTTTGGTTCGAGAATGCTAAAAAGTTCATCCAATCTAAAAAAGATGAACCTTTTTTTTGTTATCTGTCAACCAATGCAGCGCATTCGCCGTACTGGGTAGATGATAAATATTCAGCGCCCTACAAAGACAACGACTCCATTCCCAATGCTGCCTTTTATGGCATGATAGCCAATATCGACGAAAACCTGGGCAAGCTGGTTGAGTTTCTGAAAGAACAGGAAATTATGGACAATACCATCCTCATTTTTACTGCCGATAATGGTTCGGCAGCCGGTAACAAATTGGATGGCGACCGCCTCGACAGTTTTGTGAAGAAAGGATATAACTATGGAATGCGTGGTGTAAAAGCCAGTATGTACGAAGGCGGACATCGCGTGCCCTTCTTTATTCAATGGAAAAACGGCGGAATAAACATGGGGCGAGACATTAACGAACTAACTGCACATTATGATGTTCTGCCAACGCTTATCGACCTGTGTGATCTGGAATTGAAGGAAGAAATTAAATTCGACGGGCAAAGCCTGGTGCCTTTAATTAATGGTGAAACGAAGAATTTTGAAGATAGAATGGTGGTAGTAAGTACGCAATTTTCAACCGACCCGGAACCTTGGAAACGCACAGCATTACTGCATAAAAACTGGCGTTTGGTAGAAGGAACCGAGTTGTACGATTTAAGCACCGACCCGGAACAACGTACCAACATTGCAGAAAAATACCCGGAAAAAGTGGCGGAATACAAGGCTGCTTACGATAAGTTTTGGGCTGAAATTTCACCAACTTTCGAAGAAAAGCCGTTTTTTATAATTGGCCATGAAGCTGAAAATCCAACCACCCTGTTTGGTCACGATTGGCATTCCAACCCCGATTTTACCCCTTGGGCTCAGCGACACATTCGTTCGGGCTATGTAAACAATGGCTTTTGGCGTGTTCGCGTAGCTGAAAAAGGTACCTATACTTTTAAACTGCGCCGCTGGCCAAAAGAGACGGGGCTTATTTTGGGAGCCGAAGCTCCTGTTCGTCCTGCTTTACCCGGTACCAGCGTAACGGCAAGTAAAAAGGGGATTGCCTTAAATATTAAAAAAGCACGCCTTACACTACAGGATGTTGAACTGAGCAAAGATGTAGACAGTAACGCTGAATTTGTTCAGTTTTCCATCGAACTGGAAAAAGGCGAAACGCATCTGCAAACCTGGTTTACGCTTGATGATGGTACGGAATTGGGGGCTTATTATGTGGAAATTGAAAAAATATAG
- a CDS encoding arylsulfatase, translated as MNLIKVTTFLLIVLGWSASRAQVLAQNSTKQKPNIIFVITDDQGMGDLGCTGNPYIKTPNIDKFYTDAVRFTNYHVGTTCAPTRSGIMSGRHCNRVNVFHTIMGRSILFEDEVILPQILAQNGYTNAMYGKWHLGDNYPYRPEDRGFHEVVRHAAGGIGQGPDYWMNDYFADTYWHNGVEQKYEGYCTDVFFSEALDFIEKNKDRPFFCYLSTNAPHSPYNVPKEYYDMYVGKEEYKDLNERMLRFYGMITNIDDNFKKLEDKLDELDLTDNTILIFTTDNGTSAGRSTYNAGLKGGKGSQFDGGHRVPFFIRWPNGQITGGKDIDNLVANYDLLPTFVDLLDLDFNPVKPLDGKSLAPLMTQENPEWPNRILYIDTQREQNLIKYKAYSVMDDNWRLIDGNQLYNITRDRAQENNVIEEYPEVAARLAEGYERWWQSFLDEGVDEKYAYIKVGTPYENPTKIMSHDLIIGAYKGVWHQNGAITGEQAGGCWKVEFVTGGEYNIVLRRFPRESGHAINATFPAQEKRIELDKTAPAAVKNDFTKAHLYVAGQTKKVDIKEGQEEVTFKLNIPAGKYDMEAQLIDEMNRVHPAYYVYIEKL; from the coding sequence ATGAACCTAATAAAAGTAACAACATTCCTTCTCATTGTTTTAGGATGGAGTGCGAGTCGTGCTCAGGTGCTGGCTCAAAATAGTACTAAACAGAAACCAAACATTATTTTTGTTATTACTGACGATCAGGGAATGGGCGATTTGGGGTGTACCGGAAATCCATACATCAAAACACCAAACATCGATAAATTTTATACCGATGCGGTGCGTTTTACCAACTACCATGTGGGAACCACCTGCGCTCCAACCCGAAGTGGAATTATGAGCGGCCGACACTGTAACCGCGTAAACGTTTTTCACACCATTATGGGACGTTCTATTCTTTTCGAAGATGAAGTTATATTGCCTCAAATACTTGCGCAAAACGGTTATACCAATGCCATGTATGGAAAATGGCACCTGGGTGACAATTACCCGTACCGACCAGAAGACAGGGGGTTTCACGAAGTGGTACGCCATGCCGCCGGAGGAATTGGACAGGGACCTGATTACTGGATGAACGATTACTTTGCCGATACATATTGGCACAACGGAGTTGAGCAGAAGTATGAGGGATACTGTACCGATGTATTCTTTTCGGAAGCGTTGGATTTTATCGAGAAGAACAAAGACCGTCCGTTTTTCTGTTACCTTTCAACCAATGCCCCTCACTCGCCATACAATGTTCCGAAAGAATATTACGATATGTATGTTGGTAAAGAAGAGTATAAAGATCTGAACGAAAGGATGCTTCGGTTTTACGGAATGATTACCAATATTGATGACAATTTTAAAAAGCTGGAAGATAAGCTTGATGAGCTGGATTTAACCGATAATACTATTTTGATTTTCACAACCGATAACGGAACTTCGGCTGGCCGCTCAACCTACAATGCCGGATTAAAAGGTGGAAAAGGAAGTCAGTTTGACGGTGGCCACCGCGTGCCATTTTTTATTCGCTGGCCCAACGGGCAAATTACAGGCGGAAAAGATATTGACAACCTGGTAGCGAATTACGATTTGCTCCCAACCTTTGTCGATTTACTTGACCTTGATTTTAATCCGGTAAAACCATTGGATGGAAAGAGCCTTGCTCCTTTAATGACGCAGGAAAATCCGGAATGGCCCAACCGTATTTTGTATATCGATACACAACGCGAGCAAAACCTGATTAAATACAAGGCCTATTCGGTAATGGACGACAATTGGCGCTTGATTGATGGTAACCAGCTCTACAATATTACCAGAGACCGTGCCCAGGAAAATAATGTTATCGAAGAATATCCTGAAGTTGCTGCGCGTTTGGCTGAAGGTTATGAACGTTGGTGGCAGTCGTTTTTAGATGAAGGGGTGGATGAGAAATATGCCTACATAAAAGTTGGAACACCTTATGAAAATCCGACAAAAATAATGTCGCACGACTTAATTATTGGGGCTTATAAAGGAGTGTGGCACCAAAACGGAGCTATAACGGGCGAGCAGGCCGGTGGTTGCTGGAAAGTCGAATTTGTTACCGGAGGAGAGTATAATATTGTACTTCGCCGTTTCCCACGCGAGAGCGGGCATGCTATCAACGCTACTTTCCCGGCCCAGGAAAAACGTATTGAACTCGACAAAACAGCACCTGCTGCCGTGAAAAATGATTTTACCAAAGCACATTTATATGTAGCGGGTCAAACCAAAAAGGTTGACATAAAAGAAGGGCAGGAAGAAGTAACATTTAAGCTAAATATTCCTGCCGGGAAATACGATATGGAAGCGCAGTTGATTGATGAAATGAACCGTGTTCATCCGGCCTACTATGTTTATATTGAAAAACTATAA
- a CDS encoding sulfatase-like hydrolase/transferase, with the protein MKYLNLITISILLSSLFFGCQKEPKQPNFLFILVDDQSAFDLKLYDEHSILETPNIDKLAQGGMVFENAYHMGAMNGAVCTPSRHMIMSGRTVWNLPQSAGKTPEYNCPDSLELQTIGAVFNRAGYNTMRTCKKGNSFAAANNQFTVVHDATKRGGTEESGSAWHGKQVLNYLNKREANQETEPFFIYFGFSHPHDVRNGTPELLAKYGATNHKNKEALPSANPKQPEVPVNYLSEHPFFHGHPGLRDEDRVSGVWKNRDEQTIRNEQGREFACSENIDIQIGKVLKKLEEMGELENTYIIYTADHGIAIGRHGLMGKQNLYEHCWRVPFIVNGPGIKAGTRVEGNIYLLDVLPTLCELAGIAQPETVQGKSFKPVLDSGESTIRDVMYGVYAGGTKPGMRSVRKGDWKLIKYDMMDGAVRETQLFNLAENPNEFLPEHGKNGEMETDLAENPKYADKLAEMEALLLKQMEEHNDPYRLWDQK; encoded by the coding sequence ATGAAATATCTAAATTTAATCACTATTAGTATTCTGTTAAGCAGTTTGTTTTTCGGATGCCAAAAAGAACCAAAACAACCCAATTTTCTGTTCATTTTGGTCGACGACCAATCGGCGTTCGATTTAAAACTTTACGACGAACATTCAATACTTGAAACACCCAATATTGACAAATTGGCACAAGGAGGAATGGTTTTCGAGAATGCCTACCACATGGGAGCTATGAATGGAGCCGTTTGTACACCATCGCGCCACATGATTATGAGTGGCCGAACCGTTTGGAACCTGCCCCAAAGTGCTGGAAAAACGCCAGAGTACAATTGCCCCGACAGTTTAGAATTGCAAACCATTGGCGCCGTTTTTAATCGCGCCGGCTACAATACCATGCGCACCTGCAAAAAAGGCAATTCGTTTGCAGCTGCCAACAACCAGTTTACCGTGGTGCACGACGCTACAAAACGTGGCGGGACAGAAGAAAGTGGAAGCGCCTGGCATGGCAAACAAGTACTTAATTATTTGAATAAACGAGAAGCCAATCAAGAGACCGAACCATTTTTTATCTATTTTGGTTTTTCGCATCCGCATGATGTGCGTAACGGAACCCCTGAATTGTTAGCCAAGTACGGGGCTACTAACCATAAAAATAAAGAAGCATTACCGTCGGCCAATCCAAAACAACCTGAAGTTCCTGTAAATTATTTATCAGAACATCCATTCTTCCATGGTCATCCGGGACTTAGAGATGAAGACCGCGTGTCAGGTGTTTGGAAAAACCGCGATGAACAAACGATTCGTAACGAGCAGGGACGCGAATTTGCTTGCTCTGAGAATATTGACATTCAAATAGGTAAAGTATTAAAAAAGCTGGAAGAAATGGGTGAGTTGGAAAATACTTACATTATTTACACCGCCGATCACGGAATTGCCATTGGACGTCACGGTTTAATGGGCAAGCAAAATCTTTACGAGCATTGTTGGCGTGTGCCTTTTATTGTAAATGGTCCCGGAATTAAAGCCGGTACCCGTGTTGAAGGAAATATTTATTTGCTTGATGTGTTGCCAACACTTTGCGAACTGGCTGGTATAGCCCAGCCAGAGACAGTTCAGGGAAAATCATTTAAACCGGTGCTGGATTCTGGAGAAAGTACCATACGCGATGTCATGTATGGCGTTTATGCAGGAGGTACAAAACCAGGTATGCGTTCTGTTCGAAAAGGTGATTGGAAGCTTATAAAGTACGATATGATGGATGGCGCAGTTCGCGAAACCCAGTTATTCAACCTTGCTGAAAATCCAAATGAATTTTTGCCAGAACATGGTAAAAACGGTGAAATGGAAACCGATTTAGCTGAGAATCCGAAATATGCCGATAAACTGGCGGAAATGGAAGCTCTGCTATTGAAACAGATGGAAGAACATAATGATCCATATCGTTTGTGGGATCAAAAGTAG
- a CDS encoding sulfatase-like hydrolase/transferase produces MKHLKTITIISLLSVALLSCKTGEKETKPNIVVILCDDLGYGDLSSFGHSFIETPNLDKLAEEGIKCTSFYSAAPVCSPSRAGLLTGRSPNRAGIYDFIPGPKKSEDCRDLVHLQAHEKTIPAMLKTVGYSTCLSGKWHCSSYFNSEKQPTPGYFGFDHWFATHNNAAPSHENPKNFVRNGEDVGQLEGFSCQLVVDEALNWLKEKEADNPFYLQVCFHEPHEPVASPQMIVDKYMPKAENENQAQYFANVENMDKAVGRLISYLEANYSENTLVVFSSDNGPETLNRYSRAKRSYGSPGPLKGMKLWTTEAGFRVPGVLYWLGKETFNGTSDAVISSLDFMPTFAEISGAKLPDVELDGQSMMPLIETGRMERIKPLTWAFYDAINERRVAMRTDDWKIMCSLKSEDTTMVRLHNIYDGNLPMIKNAEMTDFVLYNMKQDISESSDVSEEYPEKFEEMKELLKAEYGNLLDGSFVWNREKE; encoded by the coding sequence ATGAAACATCTAAAAACCATAACAATTATCTCGCTGCTAAGTGTAGCTCTCTTATCATGTAAAACTGGAGAAAAGGAAACAAAACCCAACATTGTGGTAATCTTATGCGATGATTTAGGATACGGTGACTTATCCTCATTTGGACATTCTTTTATAGAAACTCCCAACCTGGATAAATTAGCCGAAGAAGGAATTAAGTGTACGAGCTTTTATTCGGCTGCGCCGGTTTGTTCGCCATCGCGTGCAGGCTTGTTAACCGGGCGCAGTCCGAACCGCGCCGGTATCTACGATTTTATTCCGGGACCCAAAAAGAGCGAAGATTGCCGCGATTTGGTACACTTGCAGGCTCACGAGAAAACCATTCCGGCCATGTTAAAAACCGTTGGTTATTCAACTTGTCTGTCTGGGAAATGGCATTGCAGCTCTTATTTTAATTCCGAAAAACAACCCACTCCCGGGTATTTTGGATTCGACCACTGGTTTGCTACGCATAACAATGCTGCTCCAAGTCATGAAAATCCTAAAAACTTTGTACGAAATGGCGAAGATGTCGGACAGCTGGAAGGCTTTAGCTGCCAGTTGGTGGTTGACGAGGCGTTAAACTGGTTGAAAGAAAAGGAAGCCGATAATCCTTTTTACCTGCAGGTTTGTTTTCACGAACCTCACGAGCCAGTGGCATCGCCGCAGATGATCGTTGACAAATACATGCCAAAAGCGGAAAACGAAAACCAGGCTCAGTATTTTGCTAATGTTGAAAACATGGATAAAGCGGTGGGAAGACTAATTTCTTATTTAGAAGCGAATTACAGCGAAAATACCCTGGTTGTATTTAGTTCAGATAATGGCCCGGAAACCTTAAACCGCTATTCTCGGGCCAAAAGGTCGTATGGTTCGCCCGGACCTTTAAAAGGTATGAAACTTTGGACTACCGAAGCAGGTTTTCGGGTTCCGGGAGTTTTGTATTGGTTAGGAAAAGAAACATTTAACGGTACTTCCGATGCAGTAATTTCATCGCTTGATTTTATGCCCACTTTTGCTGAAATTTCAGGTGCAAAACTTCCTGATGTAGAACTGGATGGGCAGTCGATGATGCCTTTGATTGAAACAGGAAGAATGGAAAGAATAAAGCCATTGACCTGGGCCTTTTACGATGCCATTAACGAGCGAAGGGTAGCCATGAGAACCGATGATTGGAAAATCATGTGCAGCCTGAAAAGCGAAGACACAACAATGGTTCGACTTCATAATATCTACGACGGAAACCTTCCAATGATTAAAAATGCTGAGATGACTGATTTTGTGCTTTATAATATGAAGCAAGATATTTCGGAAAGCAGCGATGTTTCGGAAGAATACCCAGAGAAATTTGAGGAAATGAAAGAGCTGCTAAAAGCCGAATACGGCAACCTGTTGGACGGTAGTTTTGTGTGGAACAGAGAAAAAGAATAG
- a CDS encoding alpha/beta hydrolase: MMKIIKSIFLILFCASVSQAQSPNDELRNIDSTKPFILTYKKIDSVRLDLTFRYPPKFKKNKKYPVVIFFFGGGWNGGTTEQFKPQAEYFASRGMITVLADYRVKSRHKTTPYEASADAKSAIRFLRQHASELNIDREKIVASGGSAGGHLAAVTGVCPTLDEPDEDLNISSKANALVLFNPVFDNGPEGFCHERMGERWREISPAHNISKDAPPTIVFLGREDHLIPASVAENYKAKMDEAGCRCDLFLYDDAGHGFFNNYKYDGKFYVETVRETDRFLKSLGYVKGKPKI; encoded by the coding sequence ATGATGAAAATAATAAAATCTATTTTTCTGATTTTGTTTTGCGCATCAGTGTCGCAAGCACAAAGTCCAAACGATGAGTTAAGAAATATCGACAGTACAAAGCCATTCATATTAACCTATAAAAAAATAGATAGTGTAAGACTCGACCTCACTTTTCGTTACCCACCAAAATTCAAAAAGAACAAAAAATACCCTGTCGTTATTTTCTTTTTTGGTGGCGGCTGGAACGGTGGAACAACAGAACAGTTTAAACCACAAGCAGAATACTTTGCATCAAGAGGAATGATTACGGTGTTGGCAGACTACCGCGTAAAATCGAGGCACAAAACGACGCCTTATGAAGCTAGTGCTGATGCGAAGTCGGCCATTAGGTTTTTGCGTCAACATGCAAGTGAATTGAATATCGATCGCGAAAAAATTGTGGCATCGGGAGGTTCTGCCGGGGGGCATTTGGCAGCTGTAACCGGTGTTTGCCCAACGCTTGATGAACCGGATGAGGATTTAAATATCAGTTCGAAAGCCAATGCGCTGGTTTTATTTAACCCTGTGTTTGATAATGGCCCCGAAGGTTTCTGCCATGAGCGTATGGGCGAACGCTGGAGAGAAATATCGCCAGCTCATAACATCTCAAAAGATGCCCCGCCAACTATTGTTTTTCTGGGGCGAGAAGACCATCTGATTCCTGCTTCTGTAGCCGAAAACTACAAGGCAAAAATGGATGAAGCGGGTTGCCGTTGCGATTTGTTTTTGTACGATGACGCAGGGCACGGTTTTTTTAATAACTACAAATACGATGGTAAATTTTATGTGGAAACTGTGCGCGAAACAGACCGGTTTTTAAAATCGTTAGGGTATGTTAAAGGCAAGCCAAAAATATAA
- a CDS encoding arylsulfatase: protein MNRYTGIVKLTGIILCSLLISCSVSTIEKNQNPNIVIIYTDDQGSGDVSALNPEAKFNTPNIDKLVTGGVTFTDGHSSDAVCTPSRYTLLTGRYSWRTSLKKGVLRADGPCLIEKDRMTIASMLKDKGYNTAMVGKWHLQMEFAGEKGKNRDWSQPFTDGPIEKGFDYFFGLPASMNFGVLAYLENDRVLDPPILWTKKKKNPIPGSFHDAVNPADYRMTPPFMEEPESKGWIEAAPSFNDELVLETFAAKAVEYIDRVADDAKNGKPFFLYFPVTSPHLPHCTHPDFRGRTECGNYGDFMEETDYRIGQVLNALKENGLEENTLVIFSADNGAETNYVYQRETYDHWSCMDFKGGKRDIYEGGHRVPFVMRWPKVIKAGSEVDVPVCQSDYLATVADIVGAEIPENAAEDSYSLFPLISENAQKEYQAERAVIHHSASGHFAIRKGKWKLNMLRGSGGSYKPSFIEPKEGEALYELYDMDNDPGETTNLYFEHPEIVESLKAEITEIIETGRSTDGAPQPFVKDNWEQVSWMELQ, encoded by the coding sequence ATGAATCGATACACCGGCATAGTCAAATTAACGGGAATCATACTTTGCAGCTTGCTTATTAGTTGTTCGGTTAGTACAATTGAAAAGAACCAAAATCCCAACATCGTAATCATATACACCGACGATCAGGGCTCTGGTGATGTGAGTGCACTTAATCCGGAGGCTAAATTTAATACTCCCAACATTGACAAGTTGGTGACAGGGGGAGTAACTTTTACCGACGGGCACAGCAGCGATGCTGTTTGTACACCATCGCGCTACACCTTGCTAACCGGTCGTTACAGTTGGCGAACATCATTAAAAAAAGGAGTACTGAGAGCCGATGGCCCGTGTTTGATTGAAAAAGACCGCATGACTATTGCTTCCATGTTAAAAGATAAAGGTTACAATACGGCTATGGTTGGTAAATGGCACCTGCAAATGGAATTTGCCGGAGAAAAGGGGAAAAACCGCGATTGGTCGCAACCGTTTACCGACGGCCCTATCGAAAAAGGTTTTGATTACTTTTTCGGACTGCCGGCATCCATGAATTTTGGTGTGCTAGCCTATTTAGAAAATGACCGTGTTTTGGATCCACCAATACTCTGGACCAAAAAGAAAAAGAATCCAATTCCCGGTTCTTTTCATGATGCAGTTAATCCTGCGGATTATCGGATGACTCCCCCTTTTATGGAAGAGCCTGAAAGTAAAGGATGGATTGAAGCGGCACCTTCGTTTAACGATGAGTTGGTACTGGAAACTTTTGCAGCCAAAGCGGTTGAGTACATCGATAGAGTTGCCGATGATGCGAAAAACGGAAAACCCTTCTTTTTGTATTTCCCGGTAACCAGTCCACACTTGCCTCATTGTACACACCCCGATTTCCGGGGACGAACCGAATGTGGTAACTATGGCGATTTTATGGAAGAAACCGATTACCGCATTGGACAAGTACTGAATGCCCTAAAAGAAAATGGCCTGGAAGAAAATACATTGGTCATTTTTTCGGCCGACAATGGTGCCGAAACAAATTACGTATACCAGCGCGAGACATACGACCACTGGAGCTGTATGGACTTTAAGGGCGGGAAACGTGATATCTACGAAGGCGGACACCGTGTGCCATTTGTAATGCGCTGGCCAAAAGTAATCAAGGCCGGGAGCGAGGTTGATGTGCCCGTTTGCCAATCGGATTACCTGGCCACCGTAGCCGATATTGTAGGTGCTGAAATTCCTGAAAATGCTGCGGAAGACAGCTATAGCTTATTTCCGTTAATCTCAGAAAATGCACAGAAGGAATACCAGGCAGAAAGAGCAGTTATTCATCATTCGGCAAGTGGTCATTTTGCTATTCGCAAAGGCAAATGGAAACTGAATATGCTACGCGGCTCGGGAGGCTCTTATAAACCATCTTTTATTGAACCCAAGGAAGGTGAAGCACTTTACGAACTTTACGATATGGATAACGACCCGGGTGAAACTACAAACCTGTATTTCGAGCACCCTGAAATTGTGGAATCGCTTAAAGCTGAAATCACCGAAATAATTGAAACCGGTAGGTCGACTGATGGTGCTCCTCAACCATTTGTAAAAGACAACTGGGAGCAGGTATCCTGGATGGAATTACAGTAA
- a CDS encoding alpha-L-fucosidase: protein MKNLKRRITLSLVLLMLISTGFAQKQTKKLSTDERMAWWRDARFGMFIHWGPYAVPGGERNGKVCGGGAEWIMDKLDYTIEDYEKEVVDVFEPVKFDAEEWVRIAKNAGMKYIVLTSKHHDGFAMWNSKISDYNIVKRTDFGRDVVKELAEACRKEDIVFCFYHSITDWHHPQAQSIFYPHYNVGQKDQTKSNPEFPKYFENYLKPQVRELLTNYGDIGVVWFDGEWIADYTTEMGKEMYEMIMELQPNTIVNNRVDKGRNGMAGMNVEGNFAGDFGTPEKEVPATGIDSDWEACFTMNGSWGYKPSDKKWKSDEKLIHSLIDIVSKGGNFLLNVGPDGMGVIPTESIEILASMGDWMDTNSESIYGCKASPVNRPEWGRYTSKDKVVYAHVFDWPEDGKLMIDEKLKVKKANLVDGGKKLKVDGSIVALPKNAPDNIASVIKLELAQ, encoded by the coding sequence ATGAAAAATTTAAAAAGAAGAATTACACTAAGCCTGGTACTGCTCATGCTGATTAGCACAGGCTTTGCACAAAAACAAACAAAAAAGCTTAGTACCGACGAACGTATGGCCTGGTGGCGCGATGCCCGTTTTGGGATGTTTATTCACTGGGGACCTTATGCTGTTCCCGGTGGCGAACGCAATGGAAAAGTTTGTGGTGGTGGTGCCGAGTGGATTATGGACAAACTGGATTACACCATTGAAGATTACGAAAAAGAGGTGGTTGATGTGTTTGAACCTGTTAAATTCGATGCCGAAGAGTGGGTGCGTATTGCCAAAAATGCAGGTATGAAATACATCGTTTTAACATCGAAACACCACGATGGTTTCGCCATGTGGAACTCGAAAATAAGCGACTACAACATTGTAAAACGCACCGATTTTGGCCGAGATGTGGTAAAAGAGTTAGCAGAAGCTTGCAGAAAAGAGGACATTGTTTTTTGTTTCTATCACTCCATTACCGACTGGCATCATCCGCAGGCACAATCTATATTTTACCCGCATTACAACGTAGGGCAAAAAGACCAAACCAAATCGAATCCGGAGTTTCCAAAATATTTTGAAAATTACCTAAAACCTCAGGTGCGTGAATTGCTTACCAATTATGGCGATATTGGCGTGGTTTGGTTTGATGGCGAATGGATAGCTGATTACACTACCGAAATGGGAAAAGAAATGTACGAAATGATTATGGAACTTCAGCCCAATACCATTGTAAATAACCGCGTTGACAAAGGCCGTAACGGAATGGCCGGAATGAATGTGGAAGGGAATTTTGCCGGCGATTTTGGTACACCCGAAAAAGAAGTGCCTGCCACCGGAATTGATTCCGACTGGGAAGCCTGTTTTACTATGAACGGCTCGTGGGGCTATAAACCATCGGATAAAAAGTGGAAAAGTGATGAAAAGCTAATTCATAGCCTGATTGACATTGTATCGAAAGGAGGAAATTTCTTGCTCAATGTTGGCCCTGATGGAATGGGTGTTATCCCAACAGAGAGTATCGAAATACTTGCCTCAATGGGTGATTGGATGGATACGAACAGCGAGTCGATTTATGGCTGTAAAGCCAGTCCGGTTAACCGGCCCGAGTGGGGACGTTATACCAGCAAAGACAAGGTTGTTTATGCCCATGTTTTTGATTGGCCTGAAGATGGAAAACTGATGATTGATGAAAAACTAAAAGTAAAAAAGGCAAATCTGGTTGATGGTGGTAAAAAACTTAAAGTTGATGGCTCAATTGTAGCTTTACCCAAAAATGCTCCCGACAACATTGCTTCGGTTATAAAACTCGAATTAGCGCAATAA